One region of Paenibacillus polymyxa M1 genomic DNA includes:
- the rseP gene encoding RIP metalloprotease RseP, with the protein METIQIVLMTVLMFFVIVTVHEWGHYYFAKRAGILVREFAIGFGPKLFSYKRNETRFTLRLLPFGGFARMAGEDPEVNEIETGQTIAVRVTDGVVKTIYLDQLDNRKNVVRGEVLDIDLEQALTVKLDVDGEDQQYTVHPQAMMVTKGQSIQIAPKDRQYGSKTVGQRAMAIFAGPLMNFILAFILFGLHIQMVGIQVDNPTYVQISEITAGMPAAEADLHKGDIIESVNGVAIGANVENMIKLIADSQNKPMKWTVRRDDKTFDLTITPRAMEGQKGGKVGIVPELPKRQAGVGETFKFAGQSMVRTTDIIFQGFSQLIQRFSINDLGGPVRTFEVTGQIAKQGIEQLTYWTAIMSLYLGIFNLLPIPALDGSRLVFLGVEAVRGRPVDPSREGMVHFVGFAMLFLLMIAVTYNDILRLING; encoded by the coding sequence TTGGAAACGATTCAAATAGTGTTGATGACGGTGCTCATGTTTTTCGTCATAGTGACGGTGCATGAATGGGGGCATTATTATTTTGCCAAACGCGCCGGGATTCTGGTACGGGAGTTTGCGATCGGTTTCGGTCCGAAACTGTTCTCTTATAAAAGAAACGAGACACGATTTACACTACGGTTGCTGCCGTTCGGTGGTTTTGCCCGCATGGCGGGAGAGGATCCGGAGGTCAATGAAATTGAAACCGGACAAACGATTGCTGTACGCGTAACAGATGGCGTCGTTAAGACCATCTATTTGGACCAACTGGATAACCGCAAGAATGTTGTGCGCGGTGAAGTGTTGGATATTGATCTGGAACAAGCGCTAACTGTAAAATTAGATGTGGATGGCGAAGATCAGCAATATACTGTGCACCCACAAGCGATGATGGTAACCAAAGGACAATCCATTCAAATTGCACCGAAGGATCGACAGTATGGGAGTAAAACAGTGGGACAGCGTGCGATGGCTATATTTGCTGGACCACTGATGAATTTTATTCTTGCCTTTATTCTGTTTGGTCTGCATATCCAGATGGTCGGCATACAAGTGGACAACCCAACTTATGTTCAAATTAGTGAAATTACAGCGGGTATGCCTGCTGCTGAAGCTGATTTGCATAAGGGAGATATCATTGAATCGGTGAACGGAGTTGCAATTGGTGCGAATGTTGAAAACATGATCAAGCTGATTGCAGATTCTCAAAACAAGCCGATGAAGTGGACAGTTCGCCGTGATGATAAAACCTTTGATCTTACCATTACACCTCGTGCAATGGAAGGACAAAAGGGTGGCAAGGTGGGCATTGTGCCTGAACTTCCAAAACGCCAAGCAGGTGTTGGGGAAACATTCAAATTTGCCGGACAATCCATGGTCAGAACGACAGATATTATTTTTCAAGGATTTAGCCAGCTTATCCAACGTTTTTCTATCAATGACCTGGGAGGCCCCGTACGTACTTTTGAAGTGACGGGACAAATTGCTAAGCAAGGCATTGAGCAGTTGACATATTGGACTGCGATCATGAGTCTTTATCTGGGGATATTCAATCTATTGCCTATTCCGGCTTTGGATGGAAGTAGACTTGTTTTCCTTGGGGTTGAGGCGGTAAGAGGACGTCCTGTTGATCCGAGCAGGGAAGGAATGGTCCATTTCGTTGGTTTTGCTATGCTATTCCTACTTATGATTGCGGTCACGTATAACGATATTTTACGCTTAATTAATGGTTAA
- the proS gene encoding proline--tRNA ligase, with translation MSNDKQFVEEITPQSEDFSRWYIDVIKKAELMDYSPVRGCIVFRPDGFEIWEHIKEAMDVRFRETGHRNAYFPMFIPESFFQKEKEHVEGFNPELPWVTEAGGEKLEERLAIRPTSETMIGHMYSKWIQSYRDLPVLINQWANVVRWEKRTLPFLRTSEFLWQEGHTAHETEEEAREETMKMLEVYREVIEEVLAIPVITGQKTPSEKFAGAKDTFSLEAMMRDGRAVQAGTSHYMGTNFAVAFDIKYLSRENNLEFAHTTSWGTSTRLIGALIMVHGDDRGLALPPKVAPTQVIMVPIGPPKKRDAVIARADELFAELKQAGVRVKMDDRSDVSPGWKFNEYEMRGVPVRLEIGPRDMENGVCVLVSRISGEKKIVQQDNLLEEVHAMLAQVQQEMFDRAKNFMEENFYSVDTLDEMKTLMEEKRGFTLAGWCGSEECEDKVKEVTGATSRNIPFKTTEQKTTCLCCGKPAKHTVVFARAY, from the coding sequence ATGTCGAACGATAAACAGTTTGTCGAGGAAATCACGCCGCAGAGCGAAGATTTTTCCCGATGGTATATTGATGTTATTAAAAAAGCAGAACTGATGGATTACTCGCCGGTTCGCGGGTGTATTGTATTCCGTCCCGATGGTTTTGAGATTTGGGAGCACATTAAGGAAGCTATGGACGTACGTTTCAGAGAAACGGGACATCGCAATGCTTATTTTCCAATGTTTATCCCAGAAAGCTTTTTCCAAAAAGAAAAAGAGCATGTGGAGGGATTTAATCCTGAACTGCCATGGGTGACTGAGGCTGGTGGGGAAAAGCTGGAAGAACGTCTCGCAATCCGTCCAACTTCGGAAACCATGATCGGTCATATGTACTCCAAATGGATTCAATCCTATCGTGATCTGCCTGTGCTCATTAACCAATGGGCTAATGTGGTGCGTTGGGAAAAACGTACGCTGCCTTTCTTGCGAACAAGTGAATTTTTGTGGCAAGAAGGTCACACAGCTCATGAAACAGAAGAAGAAGCACGTGAAGAAACGATGAAAATGCTGGAAGTTTATCGTGAGGTCATCGAGGAAGTTCTAGCTATTCCGGTTATAACTGGACAGAAAACACCTTCTGAAAAGTTCGCAGGTGCGAAGGATACATTTTCACTGGAAGCGATGATGAGAGATGGACGTGCGGTACAAGCTGGAACATCCCACTATATGGGAACTAACTTTGCCGTAGCATTTGACATTAAATATTTGAGTCGTGAAAACAACCTGGAATTCGCGCATACGACATCTTGGGGAACAAGTACACGTTTGATCGGTGCATTAATTATGGTCCATGGAGATGACCGTGGTCTTGCACTGCCTCCTAAAGTGGCACCTACTCAGGTTATTATGGTTCCTATTGGACCACCTAAGAAACGTGATGCAGTTATCGCTCGTGCAGATGAATTGTTTGCTGAGTTGAAACAAGCGGGTGTCCGTGTTAAAATGGACGACCGCAGTGATGTAAGTCCAGGCTGGAAATTTAATGAATATGAAATGCGCGGTGTACCGGTTCGTCTGGAGATCGGACCTCGTGATATGGAAAACGGTGTCTGTGTTCTTGTATCCCGTATCAGCGGTGAGAAAAAAATTGTACAACAGGACAATCTGCTTGAAGAAGTACACGCGATGCTCGCACAGGTACAACAAGAGATGTTTGACCGTGCGAAGAACTTCATGGAAGAAAACTTCTATTCCGTCGATACGTTGGATGAAATGAAGACTCTCATGGAAGAAAAACGTGGCTTTACTTTGGCTGGTTGGTGCGGATCTGAAGAATGTGAAGACAAAGTTAAAGAAGTGACAGGCGCTACAAGCCGTAACATACCGTTTAAAACAACTGAGCAAAAGACCACATGTTTGTGCTGTGGCAAACCAGCCAAGCATACAGTAGTGTTCGCACGGGCGTACTAA
- a CDS encoding PolC-type DNA polymerase III: MGGAEEKRKRLELLMKQVVMPAGVVDPYFLDGWIDQVEISRTNKDWNITIAKETLVPAQVYRTFCIQVQEKMSHIAKITFRFQYSEQVQPGDIIGEYWKLFLEWVHREIPSVNGWMNRAVHEWEDGLLLLTMSDSMSLELARKKQIDQAIIKFYDKYFGISMRIKVQVGESNQEALQEFQEKKMQEEREVIQQMMESMESEMPPLEEEEGDVRLQFGYDIKEPAIPMQEIQDEEKKVTLQGTIFGLDSKELRNGSTLFTYYLTDFSDSLQMKMFAKTKEDLKILSLLANGKWVKVRGRVEYDRFMQIPELVMIPSDLVEVQAPPGRKDNAAEKRVEFHLHTKMSAMDAVASIDQYVKTAAKWGHKAIAVTDHGGVQCYPDAAKAAKKNGIKMIYGVEANVVNDAVEVVMQAQPLNLKTATYVVFDIETTGLSVTQNKIIEIAAVKMHEGKEIDRYATFVNPHERIPYNIQQLTNINDEMVKDAPDVEPVMKEFVAFAGDAVLVAHNARFDIGFIQATLRKMGLPEMTNPVLDTLELARLLFPTMKNHRLNTLTSKYKVALESHHRAIDDTVALTEVLNGLLNDAEQIKGLKMLDRLNDYVGKDLSTVRPFHCCIYALNPVGKKNLYKLVSMSHTEYFKRVPCIPKSKLSEMRDGLLIISGCEKGEFFEAVLNKSEEEAEEIAQFYDVLEIQPLTMYMHLVEKQLVSGPDALKTAIRKVCDIGKRLDKPVIATGNVHYLETRDKLYRDITIHGITGFSPLKDIRKPDAHLRTTDEMLAEFEFLGEEKAYEVVVKNTSELAERFEELELFPDKLFTPLLDGADEEIRNTCYKTARSIYGESLPEVVVARLEKELEPIIKYGFSANYLISERLVKKSNQDGYLVGSRGSVGSSVVATFLGISEVNPLPAHYICGNSECRHSEWFLDGSVPSGFDLPDKNCPNCGGKLKGEGQDIPFETFLGFKGDKVPDIDLNFSGEYQPVAHNYTKVLFGEKSVFRAGTIGTVAEKTAFGFAKKYEEAHHKKWRGAELNRLASGCTGVKRSTGQHPGGIVVVPDYIEVEDITPVQYPADDTSSEWKTTHFDYHAFDANLLKLDILGHDDPTMMRMLQDLTGVDPTTIPMNDPKVMSMFNSTEALGVTPQQIRTPVATYGVPEMGTKFVRQMLVESQPSSFADLLQISGLSHGTGVWLGNAQELIKNNTCNIKTVIGCRDDIMLFLIYKAGMDAGLAFKITESVRKGKGLSAEWIEEMKKCKVPQWYIDSCLKIQYMFPKAHAAAYVISAVRTAYFKLYHPIEYYATYFSVRAADFDIDLCCQGYDAIARKIVEIEQLGFQAPPKEKGMLPILEMALEMTARGFSFKSIDLYRSEATRFKVDGDSLIPPFGALQGIGDNAARNIAAAREQGEFLSVEDFQQKSKASKTIVEMLSQMGCFRGLPESNQLSLF, from the coding sequence ATGGGCGGAGCTGAAGAAAAGAGAAAGCGGCTGGAGCTGCTGATGAAGCAGGTTGTAATGCCGGCGGGAGTGGTTGATCCTTATTTTTTGGACGGTTGGATTGATCAGGTTGAGATTAGCCGTACCAACAAGGATTGGAATATCACTATTGCCAAAGAGACACTGGTCCCCGCTCAGGTGTATCGTACGTTCTGTATTCAAGTACAGGAAAAAATGAGCCATATCGCTAAAATCACATTCCGCTTTCAGTACAGTGAGCAGGTTCAACCTGGTGATATTATCGGTGAATACTGGAAGCTTTTTTTAGAGTGGGTGCACCGTGAAATTCCATCTGTTAACGGTTGGATGAACCGGGCTGTGCATGAGTGGGAAGACGGTCTATTATTACTAACAATGAGCGATAGTATGTCATTGGAACTGGCGCGCAAAAAGCAGATAGATCAAGCTATTATTAAGTTTTACGATAAATATTTTGGGATCTCTATGCGCATTAAAGTCCAGGTGGGTGAAAGTAACCAGGAGGCATTACAGGAATTCCAGGAAAAGAAGATGCAAGAAGAACGCGAAGTTATTCAGCAGATGATGGAAAGTATGGAATCCGAGATGCCGCCTTTGGAAGAAGAAGAAGGAGACGTACGGCTTCAATTTGGTTATGACATCAAAGAACCGGCTATTCCGATGCAAGAGATTCAGGACGAAGAAAAGAAAGTCACCCTACAAGGAACAATCTTCGGTTTGGACAGTAAAGAATTGCGCAATGGCAGTACATTGTTTACGTATTATTTGACCGACTTTAGTGATTCCCTGCAAATGAAAATGTTTGCTAAAACTAAAGAAGATCTAAAAATTCTCAGTCTGTTGGCTAATGGTAAATGGGTCAAAGTGCGGGGAAGAGTTGAATATGACCGTTTTATGCAAATTCCCGAGCTGGTTATGATTCCTTCCGATCTAGTTGAAGTACAGGCTCCACCCGGACGTAAGGATAATGCAGCGGAAAAACGGGTTGAGTTTCATCTGCACACAAAGATGAGTGCAATGGATGCTGTCGCCTCGATTGATCAATATGTCAAAACAGCCGCCAAATGGGGGCACAAGGCGATTGCGGTCACCGATCATGGCGGTGTGCAATGCTACCCTGATGCCGCTAAGGCTGCAAAGAAAAATGGCATTAAGATGATCTACGGTGTTGAGGCCAATGTGGTTAATGATGCTGTTGAGGTTGTAATGCAGGCACAGCCATTAAATTTGAAAACAGCGACTTATGTCGTTTTTGATATTGAAACCACCGGTCTATCAGTTACACAAAATAAAATCATAGAGATTGCTGCTGTTAAAATGCATGAGGGCAAGGAAATTGATCGTTATGCAACCTTTGTCAATCCGCATGAACGTATACCATACAACATTCAGCAACTGACCAACATTAACGATGAAATGGTCAAGGATGCGCCGGATGTGGAACCTGTTATGAAGGAGTTCGTAGCTTTTGCTGGCGATGCTGTATTGGTTGCCCATAATGCGCGGTTTGATATCGGCTTTATCCAGGCCACCCTTCGAAAGATGGGTTTGCCCGAAATGACCAATCCGGTACTGGATACGCTCGAACTGGCTCGTTTACTGTTTCCAACAATGAAAAACCATCGTCTGAATACGTTGACGAGCAAATATAAAGTGGCACTAGAAAGTCATCACCGTGCTATTGACGATACAGTCGCACTGACTGAAGTGCTGAATGGCTTGCTGAATGATGCGGAACAAATTAAGGGATTAAAAATGCTCGATCGTCTGAATGATTATGTAGGTAAGGATCTATCGACTGTTCGTCCTTTCCACTGCTGCATTTATGCTCTCAATCCGGTTGGTAAAAAAAATCTGTACAAGCTGGTTTCCATGTCTCATACCGAATATTTCAAGCGTGTGCCTTGTATTCCTAAATCGAAATTGTCTGAGATGAGAGACGGATTGCTTATTATTTCTGGCTGTGAAAAAGGAGAATTCTTCGAGGCTGTGTTGAACAAGTCCGAGGAAGAAGCCGAGGAGATTGCACAGTTTTATGATGTGCTGGAGATTCAACCTTTGACGATGTATATGCATCTGGTGGAAAAGCAGCTTGTAAGCGGGCCTGATGCACTAAAAACGGCCATTCGCAAAGTATGCGACATAGGAAAACGCCTTGATAAGCCCGTAATTGCTACAGGCAATGTTCACTATTTGGAAACTCGCGATAAGCTGTACCGTGATATTACTATTCATGGCATTACCGGTTTTAGCCCGCTAAAGGACATCCGAAAGCCAGATGCTCATTTGCGGACAACGGATGAAATGCTGGCAGAGTTCGAGTTTTTGGGTGAGGAAAAAGCGTATGAAGTCGTTGTGAAAAACACTAGTGAGCTGGCAGAGCGTTTTGAAGAACTGGAACTGTTCCCCGACAAGCTTTTTACGCCATTGCTGGACGGAGCAGACGAGGAAATTCGTAATACATGCTATAAGACGGCTCGATCCATTTATGGTGAATCCTTACCTGAGGTTGTTGTAGCTCGCCTTGAAAAAGAATTGGAACCTATTATTAAATATGGTTTCTCCGCTAACTATCTCATTTCTGAACGTCTGGTTAAAAAGTCTAATCAGGATGGATACTTGGTAGGTTCACGGGGTTCTGTTGGTTCTTCTGTAGTTGCTACTTTTCTCGGTATTTCTGAGGTAAATCCACTGCCCGCCCATTATATTTGCGGTAATTCTGAATGTAGACACAGCGAATGGTTTTTGGATGGAAGTGTGCCGAGCGGTTTTGACTTGCCAGATAAAAACTGTCCGAATTGCGGTGGCAAGCTCAAGGGTGAGGGACAGGATATACCTTTTGAAACGTTCCTCGGTTTTAAAGGAGATAAAGTTCCCGATATTGACTTGAACTTCTCTGGTGAATATCAACCTGTTGCCCATAACTATACAAAAGTACTGTTTGGTGAAAAAAGTGTTTTCCGTGCAGGGACCATTGGTACAGTTGCTGAGAAAACGGCGTTTGGCTTTGCCAAAAAATATGAAGAGGCACATCATAAAAAATGGCGTGGAGCCGAGCTGAACAGGTTGGCTTCTGGTTGTACGGGTGTAAAACGTAGTACCGGACAGCATCCGGGCGGGATCGTTGTTGTTCCCGATTATATTGAGGTCGAGGACATTACACCGGTGCAGTATCCGGCTGATGATACGAGCTCGGAATGGAAAACGACGCATTTTGATTATCACGCTTTTGATGCGAACTTACTCAAGCTCGATATTCTGGGCCATGATGATCCGACCATGATGAGAATGCTTCAGGATTTGACCGGGGTTGACCCTACGACCATTCCAATGAATGATCCCAAGGTGATGAGCATGTTCAATTCCACGGAGGCACTCGGTGTAACACCGCAGCAGATTCGCACGCCTGTCGCCACCTATGGTGTACCAGAGATGGGGACAAAATTTGTACGCCAGATGCTGGTAGAGTCGCAGCCGAGTTCTTTTGCCGATTTACTGCAAATATCCGGTTTGTCTCACGGGACGGGTGTATGGCTAGGGAATGCACAAGAGTTGATTAAAAATAATACATGTAACATCAAGACCGTAATTGGTTGTCGGGATGATATCATGCTGTTTTTGATTTACAAGGCGGGGATGGATGCAGGTCTGGCCTTTAAAATTACGGAGAGCGTACGTAAAGGTAAAGGACTTAGTGCCGAATGGATTGAAGAAATGAAAAAATGCAAGGTGCCGCAGTGGTACATTGATTCCTGTCTAAAAATCCAGTACATGTTCCCGAAGGCGCATGCTGCAGCCTATGTTATTTCAGCCGTGCGTACAGCATATTTCAAGCTGTATCATCCGATCGAGTATTATGCAACTTACTTCTCAGTACGTGCAGCCGATTTTGATATTGACCTGTGCTGTCAGGGGTATGATGCGATCGCACGGAAGATTGTCGAAATTGAGCAGCTTGGTTTTCAGGCGCCACCTAAAGAAAAAGGGATGCTTCCAATCCTGGAGATGGCTTTGGAAATGACGGCTCGCGGGTTTAGTTTTAAATCCATTGATTTGTACCGTTCCGAAGCTACTCGTTTCAAAGTGGATGGGGACTCGCTCATTCCTCCGTTCGGAGCTCTTCAGGGTATTGGAGATAATGCAGCACGTAACATCGCAGCTGCCCGTGAACAAGGTGAATTTTTGTCCGTTGAGGATTTTCAACAGAAATCGAAGGCTAGTAAAACGATTGTCGAAATGCTGTCCCAGATGGGATGCTTTCGAGGTCTGCCAGAGAGTAATCAGCTGTCTCTGTTTTAA
- the rimP gene encoding ribosome maturation factor RimP, whose translation MSTPKIKSVVEEMAQPYLDEHGFELVDVEYVKEGSNWFLRVFVDKDGGIDLDDCSMISEYLGQKLDENDPVSTAYFLEVSSPGAERPLKKAEDVTKAVGKNVFVTTYEPINGLKEFEGRLLSFEDGELTVQSGQKKHTIPYDKVAGARLAIIF comes from the coding sequence TTGAGCACACCAAAGATCAAATCAGTAGTAGAAGAAATGGCCCAACCTTACCTCGATGAGCATGGTTTTGAACTGGTCGATGTCGAGTATGTCAAAGAGGGTAGCAATTGGTTTCTTCGCGTTTTTGTAGATAAAGACGGAGGAATTGATCTGGACGACTGTAGTATGATCAGTGAATATTTGGGTCAAAAGCTGGATGAAAATGACCCTGTTTCTACAGCATATTTTCTGGAGGTGTCTTCACCAGGCGCCGAGAGACCGCTGAAAAAAGCGGAGGATGTCACTAAAGCGGTAGGCAAAAACGTATTCGTTACTACATACGAGCCGATTAACGGTCTGAAGGAATTCGAAGGCCGTTTGCTTTCTTTTGAAGATGGGGAACTCACCGTCCAAAGTGGACAAAAGAAGCATACCATACCTTATGACAAGGTAGCCGGTGCAAGGCTCGCGATCATATTTTAA
- the nusA gene encoding transcription termination factor NusA gives MSMDFIEAMNELEREKGISKDVLFEAIEAALISSYKRNFNTAQNVRVDMNRNSGVIKVYARKLIVEEVLDPRTEISLPAAREINPHFQLEDVAEIEVTPRDFGRIAAQTAKQVVTQRIREAERGLIYNKFVDKEEDIVTGTVQRQDPRNIYIDLGKVEAVLPLSELMPNEKFNHLDRIKAYITKVENTTKGPQIMLSRSHPGLLKRLFELEVPEIFDGVVEIRSVAREAGFRSKIAVHSRNAEVDPVGSCVGPRGTRVQTIVNELRGEKIDIVRYSDNVDEYVANALSPSKVLEVQVFEEEKMARVIVPDYQLSLAIGIKGQNARLAAKLTGWKIDIKSETQAEEELGRPRTSTDEMHQDSVSVD, from the coding sequence ATGAGTATGGATTTTATTGAAGCAATGAACGAGTTGGAAAGAGAAAAGGGGATCAGTAAGGACGTGCTGTTTGAGGCCATTGAAGCAGCCCTGATTTCCAGCTACAAACGGAATTTCAATACCGCACAAAACGTGCGTGTTGATATGAACCGCAACTCGGGAGTCATTAAGGTATATGCCCGTAAGCTGATTGTTGAGGAGGTATTGGATCCTCGCACCGAGATTTCGTTGCCGGCAGCCCGTGAGATTAACCCACATTTTCAGTTGGAGGATGTTGCTGAAATTGAAGTCACACCACGTGATTTTGGACGGATTGCTGCACAAACAGCGAAGCAAGTCGTGACCCAGCGCATTCGCGAAGCGGAACGGGGACTGATCTACAATAAGTTTGTGGACAAGGAAGAGGATATTGTAACAGGAACTGTACAGCGCCAAGATCCACGCAATATTTATATTGATCTTGGCAAGGTGGAAGCAGTTCTTCCGTTGAGTGAGCTAATGCCTAATGAGAAATTCAACCATTTGGATCGGATTAAGGCTTATATTACCAAGGTGGAGAACACAACCAAAGGACCGCAAATTATGCTGTCCCGATCACATCCGGGTCTGCTTAAGCGTTTGTTCGAACTCGAAGTGCCTGAAATTTTTGACGGTGTTGTAGAGATTCGTTCCGTAGCGCGTGAAGCAGGCTTCCGTTCTAAAATTGCTGTTCATTCTCGTAACGCCGAGGTTGATCCGGTAGGTTCTTGTGTGGGACCAAGAGGAACGCGGGTGCAGACCATTGTAAACGAGCTGCGTGGCGAAAAAATCGACATTGTACGCTATTCTGATAATGTTGATGAATACGTGGCTAATGCTTTGAGTCCGTCCAAGGTGCTTGAAGTACAGGTGTTTGAAGAAGAGAAAATGGCTCGCGTTATAGTACCTGATTATCAGCTTTCTCTAGCTATTGGTATCAAAGGGCAAAATGCTCGCCTTGCTGCTAAGCTTACTGGCTGGAAAATTGATATTAAGAGTGAAACACAGGCGGAGGAAGAACTCGGCAGACCGAGAACATCCACCGATGAAATGCATCAGGATTCCGTTTCTGTAGATTAA
- the rnpM gene encoding RNase P modulator RnpM, translating into MKQRKIPLRKCVACHEMMPKKQLIRVVKTPEDEVLIDLTGKKSGRGAYLCGKAACFKLAQKSKALDRALKHSVHPDIYEQLSRDFAAVEEEFLAAQGSVQDE; encoded by the coding sequence ATGAAACAGAGAAAGATACCTTTGCGCAAATGTGTCGCCTGTCATGAAATGATGCCAAAGAAGCAGTTAATCCGTGTCGTCAAAACCCCTGAAGACGAAGTGTTGATTGACTTGACTGGCAAAAAGTCGGGACGCGGCGCTTACTTGTGCGGCAAAGCCGCCTGCTTCAAGTTGGCTCAAAAGAGCAAGGCACTGGATCGAGCATTGAAGCACTCGGTCCATCCTGATATTTATGAGCAGCTAAGTCGTGATTTTGCTGCCGTCGAGGAAGAATTCCTGGCGGCACAAGGCAGCGTGCAGGATGAATAA
- a CDS encoding L7Ae/L30e/S12e/Gadd45 family ribosomal protein — translation MNKALSGLGLAMRAGKLLTGDEIVYKAIRSSEAKLVILAKDASMNTQKKFRDKCGTYKIPLLIGFDRESLGSSIGKPERVVLAVTDQGFAKLIMKHAGIMSEVEYIE, via the coding sequence ATGAATAAGGCGCTGTCTGGATTGGGGCTTGCCATGAGAGCTGGCAAGTTGCTAACAGGTGATGAGATCGTTTATAAAGCGATCAGGTCTTCAGAAGCCAAGCTGGTCATTCTTGCGAAAGATGCTTCAATGAATACTCAAAAGAAATTCCGCGACAAATGCGGGACGTACAAAATCCCCTTATTGATAGGATTTGACCGGGAAAGCTTGGGAAGCAGCATCGGCAAACCTGAACGGGTCGTGCTGGCTGTGACGGATCAAGGATTCGCGAAATTGATCATGAAACATGCGGGGATAATGTCGGAGGTGGAGTATATTGAGTAA